From the Nitrospirota bacterium genome, the window CCGTATCTTACAGGCAGGAGCGCAATAGTAGAGGTTTTGCCGCTTAACTTCAGCGAATATCTTACTTTTAAACAAATTAAAATCAGCAAAGCGGATAAACATCTCAAAAAGCAATATTTTGAAGATTTTCTGCAAACCGGCGGATTGCCTGAATATGTTTTGCGCGGAGATATTGAATATTTAAAAGAGCTTGTTGATGATATTATTTACAAGGACATCACGGCTTTTCATAACATTAAGAACCAGCAAGTGCTTAAGGATTTCTTTTTATTGTTGATGGAAAGGGCAGGAAAGGCTGTTAGTATTAATAAAATTGCCCGTATTCTGAAAATTTCTCCGGATACTGCAAAGCGTTATCTAAAGATGTTTGCTGACACATATCTGATATATCTTGTTTCACGCTGCGGCAGAACCAATGAAAAGATTCTGTCGCCTAAAAAGGTTTATGCCGCTGATTTAGGAATCAGGACTTTTTTTACGGGTTTTAGAGATATTGGAAGTCTGTTTGAAAATTATGCATATCTGGAAATCAGACATCTGAAACCATGTTACATTTATGAGGACGGCTATGAGATTGATTTCTTAACTGAAGATAAAACCCTGATTGAG encodes:
- a CDS encoding ATP-binding protein → MEEILYRYNPWWEEGHVFESIIERPCLLERIKHYEQSRHVVFLTGLRRVGKTTLLKLLIKHFIENLHIKPGHIFYISLDDYQLSKKTILELVEEYRAIQRLSYKQKVILFFDEIAYQKDFELQLKNLYDNQDVKIYASSSSASILKSKKPYLTGRSAIVEVLPLNFSEYLTFKQIKISKADKHLKKQYFEDFLQTGGLPEYVLRGDIEYLKELVDDIIYKDITAFHNIKNQQVLKDFFLLLMERAGKAVSINKIARILKISPDTAKRYLKMFADTYLIYLVSRCGRTNEKILSPKKVYAADLGIRTFFTGFRDIGSLFENYAYLEIRHLKPCYIYEDGYEIDFLTEDKTLIEVKYYNAMPEKQKKLFDRFAAKKKIIIKDIDELERITPKPAVKQKK